The genomic DNA ttaaggaaaataatttcttttaggaAATCTTTAACCAAATCTCTTAGATCATATCGTTAGTAAGACCATAAAACTACTATTATATTCTAGATTATTcttatatttgttgaaaatggCTCCGTGATCGACGTTGATAGttgaacaaaataattaattaggattatattttttatactctgttaaagatagaaaaatatcttaaaaaatcaatattttacgtgtttatatagttttatttaaaaaatttatgatatAAGTTTGACTCcacttattaaaatttatggATCCGTCACTATTATTCGTACACAAATTTATCCATAAACTGACACggttgttttgtgtttgtttcaaggtaaTGAGAAATATTTTCAGAAAAGtgagtgttttttttaagagaataaaatattttctgaaaatATTACACTTTCAAGTTCGGTAcaagtttataaaaatattccGGAATATTATTCATTTCCCAAGAATTAAATTTACACACAAGTGAGAAGATACTAAAAACAACTTCTCATTTGATTTGGaaacaatttatatatttttatcttattattaaaaaagctGTAATAAACATGTGAAACTCATTTATTGAAagtgtttttttaaagaaaaaaaaggtgcGACAATCCATTCTAACAGTAATCTAGCAGACACAACAACCGTACAATTTATTCACAGTGGAACGGAGGGAGTGTAACAAATGTAACAGCCTAATTGATTCAATTGCTGAGTCATTGTTCTCCAATATCATAACACGTCGGCACACTGAATTGTATTTTCTGCTAGCTGTTAAGGGATTTTAGGGTGCGTTTGGCTATGAGAAGAAATCAAGAAAAGAGAAATAGATAAGAgagaatataataaaagagaaatatagTAGATTTGAGGTGTTGTTTgatttaagagagagaaaagaaatagaagagagagaaatgttGATTATGTTTAAAAATACTAAAGTACcccttcattaaaaaaactatcaatctcacatttttatttactatgcttttaaaaaaaaattatgttggaACTCTTTGTAATCTTGTTTTGTTTCCTTTGGCACTTCTTGTGTTAGGGGATCAAaactttttgttaatatatctcattttgctttgtcaaaaaaaaataaaattatatgttactaaaataatccatatttaccataaaaaaaacatatttatgtGTGGAAAAAGGAAATGTCACTGTACCTAGAACAAAAGCGTAGCAAGAAGAATGCAACTATTTTGCTaaatgatgtaaaaaaaaaaaactagttttcaaaataaacaaaaatgaggAAAGGGTGGGACATGGGTATATAGtggaaagtgaaaaaaaaaacagtgtgtgtttggtaaaaataagctattagctgaaaaactagcttatagctgatggctgatagcttatagctgaaaaactcgcttattaaaattaatgcgTTTGGTAAATTGGTTGTTGAAAtgactgataaatataaaatgacataaaagtacATATCTATTTTGTTTACAAAcaattttactttatatttatttttaaatattttaattaatttcatctttaaaatggtaaatgtggtattaaattaaattgtgatttttgtgtaattaaattttgatataatatatcattttcaaaagaactttcatataatatatctttttattttatttttaattatatagttttatttgaaattataaataGTATATAAACTAATTGAATGCAAGAGAATCTAtctagaaaaggaaaaaagagaaTGCATGGATGTTCAGCAAAccgcaaaagaaaaaaaaagggcaGTTACTTTGATAACGTGGGTTTAGTGGcacttgttttaaaaaataataaaataaaaataaaggttaaaaatggaacaaaatataaaaagttaccagctataagctaaaaagctactcttgaaatagctttttaaAAAACGCAATAAGCTAGTGGAaaagctttttaccaaacacatctcattctatcaaaacaagcttataagctagtccaacaagctataaactAGTTTATTTGTATTACCAAACACAACCCAAATCTCTTCTCACATCTGCGAAGAAATGAAAAAGGGATGTGTCCCACCATaatcttttttctctttcttatttCTCTGCATACCAAACAGGAGAAGTTTGAtatctctcttcaatttctctcttccctatttcACTCCAACCAAACACAGTGTTAAAGTCGACAAATTAGATGGTGCAAAATTCAAACCTTGTACTAATACGCAATATAGAATATCTTAACGTTTTGTGAACCAATAATATGATAAAGATCTAACTATCTGAATTAATATGAAATGTATTtgacatatatttataaatgttaCTCCCATTGTCCTTATATCTAAgcattcatttgattttatttttgtccctatatgtaaaccccttttcaaattactagatgcatttattatttttttcttctaaacatatccctaattaatactactatcttgtcttgaaatatgaaaagtcaaatttaatacacatacaaacaaatgacaatttcataatattaacacacaaaacagacacattaattacactgacaactttttttaataaatatgaaaaagatAATATGTGCCTACATtaagggacagagggagtagtaAGTTTTAGCTCAATTGTTAATGCCAGAACATCTTCATTCATGTTCAAATCCGAGACCTCAaaattttgtatgatttttagcatatgatttattttatatgtttgacTTTTTGCTCATAGATTTAACAATAGAATGATAAAAAGATACGTGagtcatataaaaaaaaataggccaTCAATTTGGTGATACAACAAATCCATCCATGTACATAATTGATTGCATGAGATTAATTAGATTAGCACGTCAAAACAACGTAGAGGTGTGGTCCCCTAAGTCCTAACATGTATAATAATAAAGTAAAGTAGCATATATATGGTCTTCACCACACACGTCcacattatattatatatagcaTACTTGGTGAGCCAATTATCAATGTGTTACTACTCACTCACTCACTAGAAGAACCTTTGTTATCAATATATATCTCATCATATATTAGTAATTGATTTCACCACTCACCAGCTAAAGATCGCAcaccttttatatatataatttaggtGATCTATTGATCATAAAAGCAAATCAGCTAGTAAGATGAAAAGAAACAATCCATATTTGGTTGTGGTAATCATACAAGCCATATATGCTGCTATGTTTCTTCTGTCAAAAGCTGCATTCGACCATGGCATGAACAATTTCGTCTTTGTTTTCTACAGACAATCTGCAGCTACTATTTTTCTCACACCTTTTGCTCTCTTCTTTGAATGGTATGAATAATCTTCaattaattctttcttttgatTTCCATTTAATTATTCATACCAGCTTTGATTACTGAAAGCTATACTATAATTTGGACACAGGAAAAGTGCACCGCCTCTGCCATTCACGACGTTTTGCAAgatcttcttcatttctttcatCGGGTGGGTATGTTATGTATATGTGTGTCCAAATTAGCTAGAGTAATTCATCAAAATTGAAGTGCATGTATGTGTTGGTTATGTATAAAGTCTGTAAAACCTAGTTCAATTGCCGAAGTTGTTGGTTGAACATCTTTACTCGAGTTTGAACTTGAACCTTGCAGTTATATGTGAGAGTCTGTGTTTACCACTTCTTTTacacaccaaaacaaaaactatataatatataatgaaATTTGTTGATCTATGATCAGGATCACATCGAGTTTGGACATATATGGTATTGCTCTAATAAACACTTCTGCAACTTTGGCCGCTGCCACTACTAACTGTCTCCCAGTGATTACCTTCTTCTTGGCACTCATACTCAGGTACTTTACCTTACTATATAGAgcttattaaattttaatttctctattttttttttatatcccGATGACTAGAATTccacatttttttgtttttcactaGCTAAGCGGGAATTTGAAgttcttttctaatttttttattttatagaaggGTTTTGCAgcttattaaattaatttcaccTTTAAACATTGCATATagttttgtaaccaaaaaaaaaaaaacattgcatATAGTTTCAAGAAATTAAGGGTGTGATTatttcaacttaaaaaaaaataaaatagatttggTGTTACAAAAATCAAgagatttgattatttttttagtaagcTTTGTTTGTTAACTAACcatgaaaatcatttttttaataataattattaacttATTCATGCCTTACtacttgtttttgaaaaaaaaatatagattttgaGAAAAGTAATAGCTTTCCAATTTAGagtaaaaatgattttagttttttttttaaatcctaaacaaacactattaaaataacaaaagtgGTAGATATTTAcacaatgtatatatatatattttttacaaatacattcaattaaattacattGTAATACAATATCTTAATAAATTTAATGGTtgtatccttcaaaaaaaatatttaatggttgtaaattgtttgtgtaaaacttccttttaaaaaaatgtacaaaatTGATGGTGCATGGCAAAAGTGAGTGGATTCTCATTGTTTtacaatatactttttttttttctttttttttttttgtggtggccagggttcgaaccccagaccttgcatatattatgcattgtccaaaccaactgagctatgctcacgaggACACCATATACCTTTTCTATTTGTATGCTAAGTAATTACGtatctcaaaaaatataaatttaaatctataTTCAATgtaagatatttttttctttcacatttagcatgtttttgtaaaataaatcataattttaatataaacttcaacttaattattttctctcttaattAATTGCTTGGACATTTGTGTAAATTTAACTTATGTTACCCTAGATAAGGTCGTTGGAAGAAAATTGTCGTATCCTCAAGGAGATTTTTAGTTTCATCATTAAAGTGAACAATATGAGATTAGACTCCAAAGATTAAAGGTATTCATTTACAACGAATCACTTAAAAGAATCGAATCTGAATagaaatcataattttttttttgagggaatatagAAATCATAATTGAAACCAAATTTATGCACATTTTACTTAACTCTAGGCCGGGAATTCTGGATTATATAGACCCTTTTGGAATTAGATATTGGTTAAGGGGAAAAGTTAACAGCATAAAAGTCAAGTATAGTTGAAAGGATTGTGATTTGTGATTATTTTTCCACACTTTCATCCTGTCATGTCACTTTTATCTATCAATTTTCTTCTATATATCTATATCTTCCTTTCCTATCGTAGTATCATATCATTAACAGCTATCCTATTTTATCTCTCTTCCAAAAAACAATAGTATCACTTTTCACCTCACTATTGTGGGGGTGAGGTGGCTAAACCTACAAATTAAACGTTTGTTTAAAATATCATCTGATCAtattataaacaacaaaaagtcacttttcaatttattgaataattttttaaaaaagtttattgaataattaatgtatctagtctataatATAGGCTAAATATactaattattcaataaatctataaagttatttcttatttataataaatgatCGGAATGAGttcaattaaaattcaaaattcaaagttcgtgctaatattttttatgatcgTTTGATTTTCGGACTGCAATAGGTGCCTGGTCCCTTATTTATGTGTTTGTTGTGACAAGTGACAAGGTCATGGGGGTGTTTCCTAGTTGGAAAATACATTTAACTTTTCAGCTTTTGGATAACTTTTTGATTCGATCGGATTTGCGTTAAGGTTTTGTAGCCGCAGAATATGCactcaataataataagggaacttctacggtacaccttacaaattgaggtgtatcggtactcctgcttcaaatatttacaatttaacgattattttatgaaataaagagttatttatcaatatttatattttataatatatcattttataagaataaacatcatttcattgtttataagaatcatattaaatttttaacattttctcataaaaaataataaatattctttgttatatgtaacaaaaattaaaaaaaatgaaattttttatttcgttgacacttttggtaactaagatctaattattataattgttaatgatagaaaacgattctttttcttcgaaaaaacaactcgtttcaaataataataataattgagtgtaccatagaatttgcctaataATAATTGTCAAATAATGTCccttgttttgtttgttttcaccGAAAAACATCAAGCTATCTGGTCcatgtttattatttttgcacGTGTGTTGAtataattttagtgtatatttGGATGAACTGTCACATTTCATTAAGTGTATTGTTTTATGATCCCACATGtttaaattgagattttttttgtaaacaacATTTCAGAATCGAAGTTTTGAGAGTAAAGACAGCTGCTGGGGCTGCTAAGTTGGCTGGTGTTGTGGCATGTTTGGGTGGAGCAGCAACCCTTGCTTTTTATAAAGGTCCTCAATTGGAACTTTTAtcccattttcattttttgggAAATTACCATAAAACCCAACAACATCAGGGCCATGTTCTTCTATCTGGATCATCATGGATCAAGGGTTGCTTCCTCATGCTTCTTTCCAACACCTTTTGGGGAATGTGGCTTGTACTgcaagtaattaatttttttttctttctgattgATCAATTAGTTAATTGGTACCAACTTATAATATCAATATTACTTACTGacattcttctttttctcattttaattcttttctttacTCAACCAGACTTTTATCATAAAAGGTTACCCTTCAAAGCTGCTACTCACAACTCTTCAATGTTTCTTAAGCTCAATTCAGTCTTTAGTCGTAGCGTTGGCTGTAGAAAGAGACTTTGAACAATGGAAATTGGGTTGGAATATCAGACTCGTCGCTGTGTTATATTGTGTAATattttcaatcttaattaaactcataagttaattatttaataaaaaattgatgaactaattcattatttatttctatatataataatgttttGTTATCTCTCAAATCATGACTGATCATAGCAACTAAATTATTGTGATGATAGGGAATAATGGTGACTGGTGTGACATATTACTTACAAACATGGGTTATAGAAAAGAGAGGACCAGTGTTTCTTGCCATGTCAACACCATTAGCTCTGATCATGACTATGTTATCCTCAGCAATTCTCCTTGGCGAGATACTAAGTTTAGGAAGGTAATTTCATTCATtagttgataaaatatttttatttgaagctTTAACTTTTGTCtctcttttaaattaaatttgttttcttttggtgTTATTTGAGCAGCCTTTTGGGTAGCTGCGGTTTGGTTCTAGGACTGTACTTTGTGCTGTGGGGAAAGAGTAGAGAGCAAATGCCAAAAGCTTCCGTAGACATAGAGCAAGCTTCGTGTTTGAGTGAAACTAACAAGTGACTTATATATATGGTGAACCAATATTTAAAAGTTGTTCGAAACTCCAACAATGATTAACGTCGCTCTTTGGAAATAGAAATTTGTGATATTATCCATCATCGTACATTGACCAACTGATGTTGGTTTGACaaagaaacaattaaaataaatatatgttttatcttgtttttgttgaatcaacaacatcaatcatgtCACTATCCCATCTACAAGCATATAGATGACCTAAAATTTCTATTCAAATGTGGTAAACCTTGTTTATTGTTGAAGTTTTGAACGATTTTTATGCATTAATCTACCATATAACTACTTACGACACTTTATCATCGCAGCAATTTTCATCAGCACATTGTGGAGTATTTGTATATGTCATATTCTTTTCCTAAGGATAGTAAATTTCAATGCAAATATATCACCAAGGAACTTCTTGGCCCAAAACACAAGTCAATTATATCTTTCACCCTGTAACATTGATTGGGTACTataggtttttgtttttgttgttatttggaCTATTATCATTCATATTCTAGTTCTAGGAAATATAGGAaggttttatttcaattacaaaagaaataaagtcCTTAATGTTCTGATTTCTGAAATAGTAGTATACTAAGACAAGTTGTACGATTTGGACTGTAATCATTCATAATCTTTGTTTAGCTTCAATCACTCATATGATTTATATTCTATTATAATCTTGTATGATttgaatttaaacaaaaaaaaaaatattattcgagtaaaactaaaatattattgGATAAAAACAAGCAGCCAAGAACAAATTATAGCAtgttttaagaaagaaaaagaaaaagaaaacacttaAAACTTTAGGCACCAAAACCTCATATGACCATGATTTGGAAACTAAAAATATACTGAACtcctttgtaaaattgttgGAGCTTGATTAACAATGGTGGTTTTTCACtgatcacacacacacactttcaGAGAGATAATATAGTTGTAACATAATTTTGATGGATATAACtgaacttattttatttcactGTATAACAGTATTTATATCACTTACAAAATGTATTGTATATACTTTATAAAGTGTAAGCTATATATGTGAATACA from Medicago truncatula cultivar Jemalong A17 chromosome 8, MtrunA17r5.0-ANR, whole genome shotgun sequence includes the following:
- the LOC11432201 gene encoding WAT1-related protein At5g64700 codes for the protein MKRNNPYLVVVIIQAIYAAMFLLSKAAFDHGMNNFVFVFYRQSAATIFLTPFALFFEWKSAPPLPFTTFCKIFFISFIGITSSLDIYGIALINTSATLAAATTNCLPVITFFLALILRIEVLRVKTAAGAAKLAGVVACLGGAATLAFYKGPQLELLSHFHFLGNYHKTQQHQGHVLLSGSSWIKGCFLMLLSNTFWGMWLVLQTFIIKGYPSKLLLTTLQCFLSSIQSLVVALAVERDFEQWKLGWNIRLVAVLYCGIMVTGVTYYLQTWVIEKRGPVFLAMSTPLALIMTMLSSAILLGEILSLGSLLGSCGLVLGLYFVLWGKSREQMPKASVDIEQASCLSETNK